The Opitutus sp. ER46 genome has a window encoding:
- a CDS encoding YcfL family protein, with product MKHSLPSVRPVVLAAAGALALLAGCATEPEPFHPLETTKYTLENTDRLAVDRATQHAVTCTGLYDRLLANGRMEVVANLRNREKHKLEVQASCVFKDESGINLLEETAWQPVSIAENATATVHFTATNPLSKKYTIRVRQAR from the coding sequence ATGAAACACTCCCTTCCCTCCGTCCGCCCGGTCGTCCTTGCCGCCGCGGGGGCGCTTGCGCTGCTGGCCGGCTGTGCCACCGAACCCGAGCCGTTCCACCCGCTTGAGACGACGAAGTACACGCTGGAGAACACCGACCGGCTGGCGGTGGATCGCGCGACGCAGCACGCGGTCACCTGCACCGGGTTGTATGACCGGCTGCTGGCGAACGGGCGCATGGAGGTCGTCGCCAACCTGCGCAACCGCGAGAAGCACAAGCTGGAGGTTCAGGCGAGCTGCGTGTTCAAGGACGAGTCCGGGATCAATCTGCTCGAGGAAACGGCGTGGCAGCCGGTGAGCATCGCCGAGAACGCCACCGCGACCGTGCACTTCACCGCCACGAATCCGCTGTCGAAGAAGTACACGATCCGCGTGCGCCAGGCGCGGTAG
- a CDS encoding DUF1653 domain-containing protein: MEPVTTQPGIYRHAKSGRLYRVHFVAKHSETLEDYVAYEALYDNPKARFWLRPAVMFSELVEIDGQRVPRFAFVGDQPMR; encoded by the coding sequence ATGGAACCTGTGACCACCCAACCCGGCATCTACCGGCACGCGAAGAGCGGACGCCTCTACCGCGTGCACTTTGTGGCGAAGCACTCGGAGACGCTCGAGGACTACGTCGCTTACGAAGCGCTCTACGACAACCCGAAGGCCAGGTTCTGGCTCCGGCCCGCGGTGATGTTCAGCGAGCTTGTCGAGATCGACGGGCAGCGCGTGCCGCGCTTCGCGTTCGTCGGCGATCAGCCGATGCGCTGA